A stretch of Gossypium hirsutum isolate 1008001.06 chromosome A06, Gossypium_hirsutum_v2.1, whole genome shotgun sequence DNA encodes these proteins:
- the LOC107893659 gene encoding WD repeat-containing protein 76: MASQKLTEYERQRLENIKRNAEMVAALKLHSKAATLSAATAKRHRTKTYKTSPEKKPKTETPIVIRRSLRTRGMPPDSKGLPDDFSDNFDKTPKSVSVIKPQSPRVLGPISMVDAFSGDDETESNKMLVGTILSIAKETQVGVSVKDVKDEIFSEKGALGSCKSEGFESLGTEKVDESLSGKRKLVKGVVKNEYLDSLVKIEKSDQWLESLDLKPENVARLLPGRIMVVKFSPCSSVRMIAAGNKFGNIAFWNVDSNNEKEDGIYLYRPHTGPISGILIHQHSMSKIYSSCYDGFIRLMDAEKEVFDLVHSCDDTIFSLSQQPNNSETLYFAEGRGGLKVWDIRTGKSSKNWMLHEDRINTINFNSQNPNIMATSSTDGTACIWDLRSMSGHKLKTLKTVSHSRAVHSAYFSPSGSSLATTSLDNKVGIISGVNFEDACMIYHDNWTGRWLSSFRGIWGWDDSYIFIGNMKRGVDVISPSQKRSVMTLQSPEMSAIPCRFDAHPYEIGMLAGATSGGQVYLWTPC; this comes from the exons ATGGCGTCTCAGAAACTAACAGAGTATGAACGTCAAAGGCTCGAAAACATAAAGAGAAACGCCGAAATGGTGGCCGCACTCAAGCTCCACTCAAAAGCAGCCACTCTTTCAGCCGCCACCGCCAAACGCCACAG GACGAAAACGTATAAAACGAGTCCAGAGAAAAAACCCAAGACGGAAACCCCTATCGTAATTCGACGGTCGTTGAGGACGAGAGGTATGCCGCCGGATTCAAAAGGTTTGCCTGATGACTTTTCTGACAATTTCGATAAAACCCCAAAATCCGTTAGCGTTATAAAGCCGCAATCGCCTCGTGTTTTGGGTCCTATTAGTATGGTAGATGCTTTTAGTGGAGATGATGAAACGGAGTCTAACAAAATGCTGGTTGGGACAATTTTGAGTATTGCAAAGGAGACCCAAGTTGGTGTTTCGGTTAAGGATGTTAAAGATGAGATTTTTAGTGAGAAAGGTGCTTTGGGTTCTTGCAAAAGTGAGGGTTTTGAATCACTAGGTACAGAAAAGGTTGATGAGAGTTTGAGTGGAAAAAGGAAGTTGGTCAAGGGTGTGGTtaaaaatgagtatttggataGTTTAGTTAAGATTGAGAAGAGTGATCAATGGCTGGAATCGTTGGATTTGAAACCGGAAAATGTAGCACGGCTTTTGCCTGGAAGGATTATGGTGGTTAAGTTTTCCCCTTGCAGTAGTGTGAGGATGATTGCAGCTGGGAACAAATTTGGGAATATTGCATTTTGGAATGTGGATTCtaacaatgaaaaggaagatgGCATATATCTTTATCGCCCGCATACTGGCCCCATTTCTGGGATTTTGATTCATCAACATTCGATGTCAAAG ATTTATAGCAGCTGCTATGATGGCTTTATTCGATTAATGGATGCTGAGAAGGAAGTTTTTGATCTGGTGCATTCTTGTGATGATACCATATTTTCCCTCTCTCAACAGCCTAATAATTCGGAGACCTTATATTTCGCTGAGGGTCGTGGAGGATTGAAGGTTTGGGATATTCGGACTGGGAAGTCCAGTAAAAACTGGATGCTTCATGAAGATAGGATCAACACCATAAACTTCAACTCACAAAATCCCAACATAATGGCAACCAGTTCAACGGATGGAACTGCTTGCATTTGGGATTTAAGGAGTATGAGCGGCCATAAACTGAAAACCTTAAAGACTGTGAGCCATAGTAGGGCTGTTCATTCCGCTTACTTCTCTCCCTCTGGAAGCTCTCTTGCGACCACAAG tttggACAACAAGGTGGGTATAATAAGTGGAGTTAATTTTGAGGACGCTTGTATGATATACCATGATAATTGGACTGGGAGGTGGCTTTCCAGTTTCAG AGGTATATGGGGGTGGGATGATTCATACATCTTCATTGGCAACATGAAAAGAGGTGTTGATGTAATCTCTCCATCACAAAAGAGAAGTGTTATGACTTTGCAGAGTCCAGAAATGTCTGCAATTCCATGCAGATTTGATGCGCACCCATATGAAATTGGGATGTTAGCAGGAGCCACCAGTGGGGGTCAAGTTTATCTATGGACACCATGTTAA